One Bacillus sp. SM2101 genomic window, ATCTGTTTGAATTAATTTAGAAATTTTTTCATGTGCATGAATAACAGTCGTGTGATCTCTTCCCCCGAATTCTTCTCCGATCTTTGGTAGTGAGAAGTCGGTTAATTCTCGTGATAAATACATAGCAATCTGTCTAGGAAAAGCGACTGATTTAGTACGTTTTTTAGCCTTAAAGTCTTCAAGTTTCACATTATAATGCTGACCAACAGTTTTTTGGATTTCATGGATTGTTATTACTTTTGGTGTAGCACTAGGAATGATATTCTTCAAAGCTTCAGCAGCTAAATCTGCGTTAATATCTTTATTAATTAGTGACGAATAAGCTACAACACGTATAAGTGCACCTTCAAGCTCACGTATATTTGAATCTATTTGATTTGCGATATATAACATAGCTTCATTAGGGATATCAAGTCCTTCTGCCTTTGCTTTTTTACGCAATATTGCTATTCTTGTTTCCAAATCAGGAGGTGTAATATCTGTAATTAACCCCCATTCAAATCTAGATCTTAAGCGATCCTCTAGCGTCGGTATTTCTTTTGGAGGACGATCACTTGAGATGACAATTTGTTTACTTTCTTCATGCAAAGTATTAAAAGTATGAAAAAACTCTTCTTGAGTTTGTTCTTTTCCAGCTAGAAATTGAATATCATCTATAAGTAAAACATCAACATTGCGATATCTATTTCGAAAATCAACTGCTTTGTTATCCCTAATCGAATTAATAAATTCGTTTGTAAACTTCTCGGAAGACAAATAGACTACTTTAGCTGAAGGATTATGCTCAATTACATAATGGCCAATCGCATGCATCAAATGAGTTTTACCTAATCCTACCCCACCATATATAAAAAGGGGATTATACGCCTTCGCTGGTGCCTCTGCTACAGCTAATGAAGCAGCATGAGCAAATCGGTTACCAGAACCAATGACAAAGGTATCAAATGTATATTTTGGATTTAGCATATTTTGCAGTAGTTCAGGGTGATTATTATCCTGTTTTTTCACTTTTTTTGCAGGTACATTTGTCTCAAGGTCTTCATCTTGTTGATTTTGAGGAATAATAAATTTAATCGTTAATTGTTCGCCGGTTATATCGTAAATTGTTTCTGCAATTAATACTGAATATCTAGACTCGAGCCAATCTCTTGCAAATTCATTTGGAGCCGTAATGGTTAACGTATCACTTTTTAATGAATATGCTTTTGTAGCTTTTAGCCAAGTTTCAAAGCTTGGTTTACTTAGTTTTTTCTCAATTTCACTGAGAGCTTTATCCCATAAATCCGAAATATTTTCCAACACATGCCCTCCCTTACATTAGATTGCATTCACATAATTAGTATAACTGAATAAATATACACGCAGAAATTGTGTGGAGAACAGTTTATAATGATGAAAAGTAGTTTATCGACAAATCCCCATACTTGTGGACAAGCATTTAAACAACCTTTAATAAAATATCCACACGTTATCCACATTTTGTGGATAACGTAATTATAAAATAAATTATTCACAGATAGAAAACACAAATATGATAACAAAAAAATATAATAGTTGCAATGCTTTTTAGTAGCTTATCCACAACTTTAACAGGTTGTTTAAAAAAAATGTCCACATAAGGAGATATTGGGTAAATGCTGTCGATAACTGTAGAAGAACAAAAATTAATGTAAAAAAGTTGTCCACAGAAATGTTTTATAACTTTAATAAAGTGAGAAAGTATGTCAATTTTAAAAAAATATAGAAGTTAAAATGATAGGTTGACATTTAATATGTTTCTTCTCTATAATTAGTAAGACTGTCTTTAACAGCTATTCCTCAGGGAGGTGTCATATAATGAAAAGAACTTATCAACCAAATAATCGTAAGCGGAGCAAAGTACATGGATTCCGTAGTCGAATGAGCTCTAAAAACGGACGTAAGGTTTTAGCTCGTCGTCGTCGTAGAGGAAGAAAAGTATTATCAGCTTAGGCCACTGAAATGTCAGTGGTCTTTTTTCAATTAGATAAGAAAGTATATACATTATGTTGGAGTGTTATTCATGCTTGAGCATTAACTATATGTAGCTCCAAAATCTATCAGCTTGACTTATAGCTGTCGCTTAAAGCGGCCGACTAAAGCTATTCATAAATATCTAGCTTTAGTGTTTGGCGGAAGGATGATAGATCTCGTAGGCTTTTCTTAATTTTGCGCATCATAATGTTAAACCCTATGAATTACAGGGGGATAAAAATGAAGAAAAAGTATCGAATAAAAAAAAATGATGAATTTCAAAAAGTTTTCAAACAGGGAAAATCCTTTGCTAACCGTCAATTTGTTATTTACGTACTTGAAAAACCAGAGCAAGATTTTTTCCGAATTGGCTTGTCTGTAAGTAAAAAGATGGGAAATGCTGTAACTAGAAATAGAATAAAGCGATTGATTCGACAAGTGTTTACCGATTCGAAAGATGTTCTAAGAGCTGAAATGGATTACGTTATAATTGCTAGAAAACCAGCTGCTGAAATGGACTATGCGGAAATAAAAAGTAGTCTGCACCATGTATGTAAAAGAGCAAAAATATTAAAGAGTGGAAAATAAGCAAGGGAATTTTTGTTTAAAAAATGTTACAATACTTAATGGTCATAAATCTAAACTTTTATCAGATAAAAGATCAAATTGAATAATATTTGAGGAGGAAATTTGATTGAAAAGGCGAATTCTTCTAGTAATTGGTCTTATTGGTTTAGTAGCTATCATATCAGGTTGTACTGAGGTAAACCAGCCAATTACGAAAGAAAGTACCGGATTTTGGAATGAATATATCGTTTATCCACTATCATGGTTAATAACATCTGTAGCAGAAATAGCGAATAATAATTATGGATTATCGATTATTATCGTAACAATTTTGATTCGTTTAGTAATTTTACCGTTAATGATTAAGCAAACAAAAAGCTCGAAAGCTATGCAAGCATTACAGCCAGAAATGCAAAAGCTTCGTGAAAAATATAGCTCTAAAGATCAAAAAACTCAACAACAACTTCAGCAAGAAACGATGCAGCTATTCCAAAAACATGGTGTAAACCCATTAGCGGGATGTTTCCCATTAATAATACAAATGCCTATCTTAATTGGTTTTTACCATGCAATCATGAGAACTGTTGAAATTAAACAGCATGAATTTTTATGGTTTAACCTTGGGGAAGCAGATCCATTCTATTTATTACCACTTATAGCTGGGGTAACAACTTTTATTCAACAAAAAATGATGATGGCAGGTACTCAAAATCAAAATCCACAAATGGCAATGATGCTATGGATTATGCCGATTATGATCATTATTTTTGCACTTAACTTTCCAGCAGCATTATCTTTATATTGGGTAGTTGGGAACCTATTTATGATTGTTCAAACATATTTTATTAAAGGACCAGAAATAAAAACAGAAATTGCGGGAGGAGCGAATAAGAAAAAGTGAAGCAAATAACTGCTACAGGCCAATCAGTCGATGAAGCAGTACAATCAGCTCTAGAACAGTTAAAAACAACAAAAGACCGCACTGAAATAAATATCATCGATGAAGGCAAAAAAGGACTATTTGGTATTTTTGGCACTAAGCCAGCAGTTGTAAAAGTTACCAAATTGCATGATCCGATCGAAGAAGCTCAGCAATTCCTTCAACAAGTTACAGAAAATATGGGTGTTCACGTCAAAATTGAAGTTAAACAAGACGGGAAATATGTTAACTTCCAATTGTCAGGTGAAAAAATTGCAATCTTAATTGGCAAAAGAGGACAAACTCTTAATTCTCTTCAATATTTAACACAATTAGTTGCAAATCGATATGCAGACCATTATTTGAACATTATTGTTGATGCCGAAAATTATCGAGAACGTAGGAAAGAAACGTTGTATCAGTTAGCACAACGTTTAGCAGAAAAATCACTTCGAACTGGGAAGGATATATCACTTGAATCAATGCCTTCATATGAACGTAAAGTCATTCATACTGCATTGGCAACTAATGATAAAGTTAAAACATATTCTTCAGGTTCTGATCCTCATCGACATATAGTAATTAGTCCAATAAAATAAGTACATTGGTGGCTCATAGGAGACCTAAGCAATAATACATTATTGATTATAGACTACACGTTAGTTTATTTACAATAAATGGTAATTATTTGGTTAATGTCTTCAAAATTGAGCCGCTTTTTTTATTTTACAAACCATACTCATTATTCCTCTATATGCATTTAGCGCTATTGTATGGCTCTTTTCCATTAAATTATTACGGAACTTCATGATTTTTCTCTATTTTAATATAATAGCAATTGTGCAGTTCTAAATTACAAACGCTCTTTTCGTAAACACTGTTGCTATTGTTATCAATTTAGTACTATAAAAAGTGGTTTTATAATGTTATTCATCGTTGTCCAGAAGCAAAAGATGCCACAAAAGTTAGTTGTGTAGGTGTTCTTTCTTAATACGAAAAACACCAATGAATGCGGAAACAGCCATTACAGAAGAAGAAACAACAATGTCAAATAAATTTACATAAAGATAACTGGAAGTCATGTAATAAAATAAAGATCTTATTCACATGTGGATAACTGATAATCATCTAGGTTTGTTAAAATGGGTTATTCAATGTGGATATTAGGGAAATGATAATACAAATATCTTTTTAGATAATTGAAGATATGGTATTCTTAAAATTTAGGGAAACGTTTTTAAATATATTTATTGTCATATTAATTAGGCTCTTTTCGTAAACTTTGTTGCTATAATGACTAAATTACATCAGAAAACGAGGTTTTATGTGATTGTTGCTGTTTTATAAAAGCTTTTTTTGTAAACTTTATTGCTATTATCACCAAATTGGAAATGGTGATGAAACGTTTGTATCGATTTTTACAGAAAAAGACGTCACGAACGCTCTTTTTTGCTCGTGGTTATAACTTAAAAGCAACAACCATTGCGAAAATAGCTTAATAATAAATAGTGCTTGTTATTTTATGTTAAGAGAGCGGTGAATAAAAGAATGGACTTTGATACAATTACGGCAATCTCTACTCCGATGGGAGAGGGAGCAATTGCGATTGTGAGGCTTAGCGGTGCTGAAGCACTAAGTATTGCAGATTCCATTTTCAAAGGACCTTCAGATAAAAAATTGATAGAGGTTCCTTCTCATACAATTCATTACGGCCATATCGTAGATCCGATAAATAATGAAACGATAGATGAAGTAATGGTTTCAGTAATGAAAGGGCCAAAAACATTTACTCGTGAAGACGTAGTAGAAATAAATTGCCACGGTGGTTTAGTTTCCGTTAATAGAGTATTACAGACCGTAATTAAAGGTGGAGCTCGCTTAGCTGAACCGGGAGAATTTACGAAACGAGCATTTTTGAATGGGAGAATAGATCTATCACAAGCTGAAGCAGTTATTGATTTAATACGTGCCAAAACAGATCGTGCTATGAATGTTGCCTTACACCAAATGGAGGGGCGCTTATCAAAGTTAATTAATCAACTCAGACAAGATATTTTGGAGACCTTGGCACATGTAGAAGTGAATATTGACTATCCTGAATATGATGATGTTGAAGAAATGACTCATCAGTTATTATTGCCTAAGGCGAATAATGTACAGTATGAACTTCATAAGCTAATCCAAACATCTCAACAAGGAAAAATCTTAAGAGAAGGCTTATCTACTGTAATTATTGGTAGACCGAATGTAGGAAAATCCTCCTTATTAAATAGTTTGGTTCATGAGAATAAAGCAATTGTTACGGATATTCCTGGAACAACCCGTGATGTAATTGAGGAATACGTCAATGTAAGAGGAGTGCCTCTGAGGTTAGTTGATACTGCAGGGATACGTGAAACCGAAGATATCGTCGAAAGAATGGGTGTAGAACGCTCCCGAGAAAAATTAAAGGAAGCAGATCTTATCTTATTAGTTTTAAACTCAAATGATGAGCTTAGCATTGATGATGAACAGCTATTTCATGCCGTAGAGGGTATGGATGTAATTGTCATTATTAATAAGACAGATTTACCCCAAACAATTAATATGACTCGAGTAAAAGAATTAGCAAATAATTATCCTATCGTATCTACCTCTTTATTACAGGAGGAAGGGATTGAGCAGCTAGAAGAAGCAATTTCTTCATTATTCTTTGAGGGAGGCATAGAGTCAAAAGATATGACTTACGTATCTAACAGTCGTCATATATCGCTACTAACACAAGCTAAAGTTGCTATCGATGATGCGGTGAATAGCATTAATAGTGGAGTACCGATTGATATTGTTCAAATAGATTTGACAAGAGCTTGGGAACTTTTAGGTGAAATCATCGGTGAAGCAGTGCATGAAAGTCTCATTGATCAGTTATTCTCGCAATTTTGTCTAGGGAAGTAATCGAGGCGGATACAACAAGAAAAAAATATTGAATAAAGGGGGTACTCAAATGGGGTATCAAGCAGGTCATTATGACGTAATTGTTATTGGTGCAGGCCATGCAGGTTGTGAAGCAAGTTTAGCTTCAGCAAGGCTAGGAGCTAAAACTTTGCTACTTACAATTAATTTAGATATGGTTGCCTTTATGCCTTGTAATCCTTCTGTAGGGGGTCCGGCAAAAGGCATCGTCGTTCGTGAAATTGATGCTTTAGGCGGCGAGATGGCAAAAAATATTGATAAAACATATATTCAAATGAGAATGTTGAATACTGGGAAAGGTCCAGCAGTAAGAGCTTTACGTGCTCAAGCCGATAAGTTCTTATATCAACATGAGATGAAAAAAACGTTAGAAAACGAACAAAACCTAACATTAATGCAAGGGATGGTTGAACGATTAGTTATAGAAGATGGTATGTGTACAGGTGTTATCACACAAACAGGTGGGGTTTTTAAAGCGAGTACCGTTGTTATAACAACTGGGACCTTTTTACGAGGAGAGATCATTTTAGGTGATTTAAAATATTCTAGTGGACCAAACAATCAACAACCATCCATTAATTTATCTAAACATTTAGAAGAACTAGGATTTGATTTAGTTAGATTCAAAACAGGGACACCACCTCGTGTAAATAGTCATTCTATTGATTATAGTAAAACTGAAATTCAGCCAGGTGATGAAGTTCCTCGAGCTTTTTCATATGAATCTACAAAAGAAATGGCTGACCAATTACCTTGCTGGTTAACGTATACAAGTGAGCACACACATAAAATAATTGATGATAATCTTCATCGTTCTCCAATGTATTCAGGTATGATAAAAGGGACAGGACCACGTTATTGTCCTTCCATAGAAGATAAAGTTGTCCGTTTTAACGATAAACCACGTCATCAAATCTTTTTAGAGCCTGAAGGAAAAAATACACAGGAAGTATATGTACAAGGATTATCTACTAGCTTACCAGAGGATGTGCAACAACAAATACTTTCCACAATCCCTGGTCTTGAAAATGTCCAAATGATGAGAGCTGGCTATGCAATTGAGTATGATGCGATTGTCCCTACACAATTATGGCCTACATTAGAAACGAAGAATATACAAAACCTATACACCGCAGGTCAAATAAACGGAACTTCAGGATATGAAGAAGCGGCAGGTCAAGGTATCATGGCTGGGATCAATGCAGCAAATCGTGCTTTAGGAAAAGAAGAATTAATCTTAAGTCGTTCTGATGCGTATATAGGTGTTCTGATTGATGATTTAGTAACAAAAGGAACAAACGAGCCATACAGATTATTGACTTCAAGAGCAGAGTATCGTCTATTATTACGGCATGATAATGCTGACTTGCGTTTAACAGATATAGGGTATCAGATTGGCCTTATTCAGGAAGAAAGGCATCAACAATTTATTGCTAAGAAAGAAGCAATCGCACTTGAGAAAAAACGCTTGCAGTCATTTATTATTAAACCTAGTAGTATAGTTCAGGAGCATATTCGAAATGCTGGTGGTAGTGAACTAAAGGATGGGATTCGAGCATCTGATTTATTAAAAAGACCTGAAATGAGTTATTCAGATATTAAAGTTTTAGCTCACGGCGAAGAAGAATTAAATGAAGAGATCACTGAACAAGTTGAAATACAAATTAAGTACGAAGGATATATAGAAAAATCACTACAACAAGTAGAACGTTTAAAGAAAATGGAGAATAAAAAAATCCCAGATAACATTGATTATGATATGATTACTGGGATTGCAAATGAAGCGAAACAAAAATTAAATGAAGTAAGACCTTTGTCTGTTGCGCAAGCATCAAGGATTTCAGGAGTTAATCCAGCCGATATTTCTATTTTATTAGTATATATTGAGCAAGGAAGGGTAGCTAGAGTGTCGAACGAATAATAATACCCAGCAGCCCTGATTAAATCCTATATAAGCCCCTTTATCATAAATAGTTACCTTCATCTGTGGAGATAAAGGGGAGTTTTTATACAAAGGCTGTTTGTGTAAACTTTGTTGCTATTTTAATTTATACTAAAAGAATTAATTTTACATGATAGTTATCATGTTACAGAAGAAAATGTCCCAAGAGCGCTAGTTGTGTTCGAGTTTATGTCCTAATACGATAAACAACAAACAATGGGGAAACAGCCTTGATTAAGAGTCATGTCAAACAATTATTTAGCAAGTAGTATAGCTATTCATTGTATATGGCGAATATGTTATGATAACATCGTTTGACATGTTGTAAGTCAGTGAAGCATCAACACAGGACTTTCTAACTGTGCAATGAAAGGAATTGATTATGAATATTGAACAGTTTCAGCACATGCTGAATGAACAGGGGATAAAGTTATCCTCTCAACAATTACAACAATTTGAGCTGTATTATCAGTTATTAGTTGAGTGGAATAATAAAATGAACTTAACAGCCATAACTGATAAACAAGAAGTCTATTTGAAGCATTTCTTTGATTCAATTACAGCTGCGTTTCATTTTGATTTTACTAAAAACCTGTCAATTTGTGATGTAGGTGCTGGTGCAGGATTCCCTAGTATTCCTTTGAAAATTTGTTTTCCGCATTTAAAAATTTCGATTGTTGATTCTTTAAATAAAAGAATTAGCTTTTTACAGCACCTTGCTAATGAGCTGCACTTGGATCATACTTTCTTTTATCACGATCGCGCTGAGACCTTTGGAAGAAAAGCAGAAATGAGAGAAAGCTTTGATGTTGTAACTGCTCGAGCAGTTGCGCGTATGTCAGTATTGTGTGAATTATGTATGCCATTAGTTAAAAAAGAGGGCGTTTTTTTAGCATTAAAAGCTTCTTCGGTAACAGAAGAGTTAACGAACGGATCAAAAGCAATAAATACTCTAGGTGGTAAACTGATTGATGTTCATCATTTTTTGTTACCAATTGAAAACAGTGAACGAAATATTGTTATTATTCAGAAAGAAAAGTCAACACCAAAAAAATATCCAAGAAAGCCAGGAACACCAAACAAGTTACCGATTGAATAATGGAATGTTTCACGTGAAACATTTAATAGTAAAATGTAATAGCAGGAACTTTATCCTTTTATAGAGAATATTAATTGAGGAGTTTCTAAAAGGTGGTGTGTATCATATGAAACATCATTTTTCACGAATCTTTGGACTAAGTGAAAAAGAAGAAAGAGAAATTATTGAAACAACAGAAAATGAAGAGATTAAAAAATTGCACGTAACGGATATCATCCCAAACCGATATCAGCCTCGGTCTGTATTTGCGGAAGAAAAAATTTCAGAATTGGCTTCAACGATTAGAACACACGGAATTATCCAACCAATAGTCGTTCGTATATTAGATGATCAAAAATATGAACTCATTGCAGGAGAACGAAGATGGAGAGCTGTTCAGCAATTGGGATGGGATACGATACCGGCTATAATAAAAAACTTCAATGACACAGAAACAGCATCTGTTGCTTTAATAGAAAATCTACAACGTGAGGAATTATCAGCAATCGAAGAAGCGATAGCATATGCCAAATTACTAGAATTACATAATTTAACTCAAGAAGCGTTAGCTCAACGTCTTGGGAAGGGACAATCAACAGTTGCGAATAAATTACGCTTGTTAAAGCTTCCAAATGAAATACAGCAAGCTTTAATGGAAAAGAAAATTACCGAACGCCACGCAAGGGCATTAATTGCATTAAAAGATCCAAGAAAACAAATTCAGTTATTACATGAAATTATTGAGAAACATTTTAATGTTAAGCAAACAGAAGACCGTGTTGTAAAACTATTAGAACAATCAAATGTTAAAAAGAAGGCTAGTAAAAAGGCTTTTAGTAAAGATATGAGGATTGCCGTAAATACAATACGTCAATCGTTATCTATGGTTGAAGACACTGGATTATCAATAAATGCTGAAGAAGAAGAATTCGACGAATACTATCAGTTTACAATAAAAATACCAAAGAAATAAAACCTCATGAGATGAGGTTTTATTTCTTTGCGCTTTTTTACTAGTTCATAGCATCTCTACCAATGATTGAGCTCGGATAAACCTTCATCCTACTATGTTAATAAATGCAACAAAGTTTATGAGAAAAATCCTTTTCTTTAGCTTTGAAGTTGCTTTTAACTACTTTAGCTAGAGGCTGCTGTTAGTAATGTTAGGAAAATATATGTGTAACTGTACCTTTTCTCCTGTTATATGCAACATAGTAACATTAAACTACCTCTCGTTAGTTATTTCATAGACAAACCCATATTTGAAAAACTATTATGATAGACAAATAAGTAATAGTAATATGAGGAAGAGTATTATTTTTTTGAGAAATTACAGTAAAATAGCATATTTTCATGATAAAATAGTGAAGTGGTAAAATTGATGTTCAATTAAAGGTAGGTGACATCGTGGGAAAAACAATTGCAATTGCTAATCAAAAAGGTGGAGTTGGGAAAACGACAACTTCTGTTAACTTAGGTGCTTGCTTAGCATACATAGGTAAGAAGGTCTTGCTAGTAGACATTGATCCACAAGGAAATGCAACTAGCGGAGCAGGGATTGAAAAGGCAGAAGTAGATCAGTGTATTTATGATATATTAGTTGAAGATATTGATGCAGAAGAAGTCACAATCCCAACTAAAGTTGAAAACTTGTATGCTATACCTGCGACCATTCAGCTTGCTGGTGCTGAAATAGAGCTTGTTCCTACTATTTCACGTGAAGTGCGCTTAAAAAGGGCATTAGAACGTATTAAAGACCAATATGATTATATAATTATTGACTGTCCACCGTCGCTAGGATTATTAACTATTAATTCTTTAACTGCTTCTGACGCAGTGTTAATACCTGTACAATGTGAATATTATGCGCTTGAAGGTTTAAGTCAGCTTCTTAATACTGTTAGACTTGTTCAAAAACATTTAAATACTGAGCTCACTATTGAAGGGGTTCTACTAACCATGTTAGATGCTAGAACAAATTTAGGGATTCAAGTGATTGATGAAGTGAAAAAGTACTTTCAAGATAAAGTATACCGGACGATTATTCCACGTAATGTAAGGTTAAGTGAAGCACCTAGTCATGGTGAACCAATTATCATATATGATCCAAAGTCAAGAGGAGCAGAAGTTTATTTAGATCTAGCAAAGGAAGTGGTTGCAAATGGCTAAAGGTCTTGGAAAAGGTATTAATGCTCTATTTGCAAGTATGGATGTGGGAAATGAAGAAATAGTTCAAGAGGTAAAAATTAACGAGTTAAGACCAAATCCATATCAACCTCGAAAAACATTTCAACCAGAAGCAATCGACGAATTAAAAGAGTCTATACTACAACACGGAATATTACAACCACTAATTGTTAGGAAAAGCATTAAAGGGTTTGAAATTGTTGTAGGCGAACGTCGATTTAGAGCTGCTAAAGAGGCTGATTTATCAACTGTGCCTGTTGTTATTAGAGATTTATCAGAACAGCAGATTATGGAGCTCGCTCTATTAGAAAATTTACAGAGAGAGGATTTAACTCCTATCGAAGAGGCATTAGCTTACCAAACTTTAATTGATAAATTAGAGTTTACACAAGAGCAATTAGCACAGCGGTTAGGAAAAAGTCGCCCTCATATCGCAAACCATCTTCGCTTGTTAGTTCTTCCTAAATCAATCCAAGTACTTATTTCTGAAGGGAAACTAACGATGGGACACGGGAGGACTTTGCTAGGCTTAAAAAATAAAGAAAAGACAAAAAAACTAGCTGAAAAAGTGATAAATGAACAATTAAATGTGAGACAACTAGAACAATTAGTTCAACAGCTTAATAAAGATGTTCCACGTGAAACATCTAAGCCGAAAAAAGAAAAGAACATATTTATCAGAGAAAGAGAATCAATATTACGTGATCGGTTTGGGACGCCTGTTGTCATAA contains:
- a CDS encoding ParB/RepB/Spo0J family partition protein, which produces MAKGLGKGINALFASMDVGNEEIVQEVKINELRPNPYQPRKTFQPEAIDELKESILQHGILQPLIVRKSIKGFEIVVGERRFRAAKEADLSTVPVVIRDLSEQQIMELALLENLQREDLTPIEEALAYQTLIDKLEFTQEQLAQRLGKSRPHIANHLRLLVLPKSIQVLISEGKLTMGHGRTLLGLKNKEKTKKLAEKVINEQLNVRQLEQLVQQLNKDVPRETSKPKKEKNIFIRERESILRDRFGTPVVIKQNKKKGKIEIEFFSEEDLERILDILDTPTK